In the genome of Deinococcus psychrotolerans, one region contains:
- a CDS encoding ABC transporter permease, producing MLIFALRRILGMIPTLLIISAVCFTVIKLQPGSFTDQYLEDPRFTKATVEAITRQLGLDQPAIVQYGRWLWGVITRLDFGFSFASNAPVITQIGQRLGWTVFIALLTLLVSWIVAVPLGIYTAFNRHGVAASVANFLGYVGLAVPDFLLALLLVVLTLRLGSRNVGGLFSPEMIDAPWSWARLGDLLAHLWIPVLAVGLEGVAGLMRQMRASMLDVLSQDYIRTARAKGAAQRTVIWRHAVRNAINPLISLAGLSLPTLISGTIIISIVMNLPTIGPLLYESLLNKDQYTALTLLMLSAVLLLIGNLLADLVLAWVDPRVRYS from the coding sequence ATGCTGATCTTCGCTCTGCGGCGCATTCTCGGCATGATTCCCACCCTGCTGATTATCAGCGCGGTGTGTTTTACCGTGATTAAACTTCAACCCGGTTCGTTTACCGATCAGTACCTCGAAGACCCGCGTTTCACCAAGGCCACTGTAGAGGCTATTACCCGGCAGCTCGGCCTCGACCAGCCCGCCATCGTGCAGTACGGGCGGTGGCTGTGGGGCGTCATCACGCGGCTGGATTTCGGCTTTTCGTTTGCGTCCAACGCCCCGGTGATTACCCAGATCGGTCAGCGGCTGGGCTGGACGGTGTTTATCGCCCTGCTGACCTTGCTGGTCTCGTGGATTGTCGCCGTGCCGCTGGGCATTTACACCGCCTTTAACCGTCACGGCGTGGCGGCGAGCGTGGCGAACTTTCTGGGCTACGTGGGCCTGGCCGTGCCGGACTTTTTGCTGGCGCTGCTGCTGGTCGTTCTCACGCTCAGGCTGGGCAGCCGCAATGTGGGCGGCCTGTTTTCGCCGGAGATGATCGACGCGCCTTGGTCGTGGGCCAGACTCGGCGATCTGCTGGCCCACCTGTGGATTCCGGTGCTGGCGGTGGGGCTAGAGGGCGTGGCGGGCCTGATGCGCCAGATGCGGGCCTCGATGCTCGACGTGCTGTCGCAAGACTATATAAGGACGGCGCGGGCCAAGGGAGCCGCTCAGCGCACCGTGATCTGGCGTCACGCAGTCAGGAACGCCATCAACCCGCTGATCAGCCTCGCTGGGCTGAGTCTGCCGACCCTGATTTCTGGCACCATCATCATTTCGATCGTCATGAACCTGCCGACCATCGGGCCGCTCCTGTACGAATCGCTGCTCAACAAAGACCAGTACACCGCGCTGACCCTGCTGATGCTCTCGGCGGTGCTGCTGCTGATCGGCAATTTGCTGGCCGACTTGGTGCTGGCCTGGGTCGATCCACGGGTGCGGTACTCGTGA
- a CDS encoding ABC transporter substrate-binding protein, with amino-acid sequence MTKFATKLFALTALTLLGSVASAASIRDQICADGVFNAGVKYDSPPFGFVDENGDVTGFDVDLVKEIGKDLTEVCKKPIKVVLKQVTSKNRIEFVQNGTVDIAASTATATYGRMDTVDFSNTYFLDGQRLLVPAGSPIKSTRDLAGKRVGTAQGSTSELNLKAAAPKSNVVSLQQYTDAFTALQQGRVDAVSTDSTILLGLKASAPDPSKYAIVGPFFSSEPYGMILKQNDSKWRNFVNESLSRTGADGTYKKIFTKWFGPKTKYALPDPKRAQEIPAQFPVRR; translated from the coding sequence ATGACCAAATTCGCCACCAAATTGTTTGCCCTCACTGCGCTGACCCTGCTCGGCAGCGTCGCCTCGGCCGCCTCTATCCGCGATCAGATTTGCGCTGACGGCGTCTTCAACGCTGGCGTCAAATACGATAGCCCGCCTTTCGGCTTCGTGGACGAGAACGGCGACGTGACCGGTTTTGACGTTGATCTGGTCAAGGAAATCGGCAAAGACCTGACCGAAGTTTGCAAAAAGCCCATTAAAGTGGTGCTCAAGCAGGTCACCAGCAAAAACCGCATCGAGTTCGTGCAAAACGGCACCGTCGATATCGCCGCCTCCACCGCCACTGCCACCTACGGACGCATGGACACGGTGGACTTTTCCAACACCTACTTCCTCGACGGTCAGCGCCTACTGGTTCCGGCGGGCAGCCCGATCAAGAGCACCCGCGACTTGGCAGGCAAGCGGGTCGGCACCGCGCAGGGCAGCACTTCCGAACTCAACCTCAAGGCCGCCGCGCCCAAGTCCAATGTCGTGAGCCTCCAGCAGTACACCGACGCCTTCACCGCCCTCCAGCAGGGCCGGGTCGACGCCGTCAGCACCGACAGCACCATTTTGCTGGGCCTCAAGGCCAGTGCACCTGATCCCAGCAAGTACGCCATCGTCGGGCCGTTTTTCAGCTCCGAGCCGTACGGCATGATCCTCAAGCAAAACGACAGCAAGTGGCGTAACTTCGTCAACGAAAGCCTCAGCCGCACCGGGGCCGACGGCACCTACAAAAAGATTTTTACCAAGTGGTTTGGCCCCAAGACCAAGTACGCCTTGCCCGATCCCAAGCGTGCTCAGGAAATTCCCGCGCAGTTCCCCGTGCGCCGCTGA
- a CDS encoding GntR family transcriptional regulator has protein sequence MPARLSSPVPSALAAALPSGAGLSSSPRYLQVAGALQAAIERGEYPAGSALPAERELAARLGVSRVTVRQATLKLAERGLVVRRHGSGTFVAASGPERIQHPLSRLTSFTEDMHSRGLSAGGQVLSFGAGHPNPQEAMQLGLSPGQRVYRVRRLRTAGGEALAVEESILSAERLGILSAADVQDVSLYALMQQRGAAPVRALRQLRAVNADQELAELLGVPLGAALLSTERVAWDAAGRAVELARASYRGDRYDFVMELREAGT, from the coding sequence ATGCCTGCCCGCCTTTCTTCTCCAGTGCCCTCAGCGCTTGCAGCGGCCTTGCCGAGCGGGGCGGGGCTGTCGTCGAGCCCACGCTACTTGCAGGTGGCCGGAGCGCTGCAAGCCGCCATCGAGCGCGGCGAGTACCCTGCCGGAAGCGCTCTGCCTGCCGAGCGCGAATTGGCCGCGAGGCTGGGCGTCTCGCGGGTCACGGTGCGCCAAGCCACCCTCAAGCTGGCCGAGCGCGGCTTGGTGGTGCGGCGGCACGGCAGCGGCACCTTTGTGGCCGCCAGCGGGCCGGAGCGCATCCAGCATCCCTTATCGCGCCTGACCAGCTTTACCGAAGACATGCACTCACGCGGCCTGAGCGCGGGCGGGCAGGTGCTGAGTTTTGGCGCGGGCCACCCCAACCCGCAAGAAGCCATGCAGCTCGGCCTCTCGCCGGGTCAGCGGGTCTACCGGGTGCGGCGGCTGCGCACGGCTGGCGGGGAAGCGCTGGCCGTCGAGGAGAGCATTCTGAGCGCCGAGCGGCTGGGCATTCTCAGCGCCGCCGACGTGCAGGACGTGAGTTTATATGCCTTGATGCAGCAGCGCGGCGCGGCTCCAGTGCGTGCTCTGCGGCAACTGCGGGCCGTCAATGCCGATCAGGAGTTGGCTGAGCTGCTGGGTGTGCCTTTGGGCGCGGCTCTGCTGTCCACCGAGCGGGTGGCGTGGGACGCGGCGGGAAGAGCAGTGGAACTGGCCCGCGCCTCTTACCGGGGCGACCGCTACGACTTCGTGATGGAGCTGCGCGAAGCGGGGACGTAA
- a CDS encoding ABC transporter substrate-binding protein, with product MTYRSTFSSTLLTSTVLLSALILVGSAAAAPKKMAAYPKLGVTTGKAGGNYTLALGDSPQSLMYYGVIDNNLGLIAQQLFDGLVEFNLDTYKLEPALAESWTISPDGKAYTFKLRQGVKWSDGEAFNADDVVFTYQQLIMNPEARAGDAASFMLGGKQITVEKVDAGTVRFNLPQPSPTFLLQLRNFIMPQHKLGKYKGADVNNAWPTTTPPADIVGTGPFKLQGYTPGQKVSLVRNPNYWKVDSAGNKLPYLASLDFLIIRDPQAQVASFLASNIDQINISGAQFPDLKQKEVAGAAFKVIRSQALFGSPPFLAYNFDAADPALAKIFSDTRFRRAMQTAINRPRIIDTVYNSLATLPGHGVAPVNTAFYIKTTAQLGKFDLAAAGKALDALGLKDTDGDGVRNISKGKNLEFDLTYGTDSSVYPPMATILQSDFKQIGVKVNLKGVLSSKLLSTGLSGDWQVILAAFGDQPDPELRKPIWQPGGALYYWHRSLQPAKDGETPNLAKMQPWEKQIYDIFDKGSVTTDKTQRKALYARWQNLFAQNLPVTPIAKPDNIGVISNKYGNYIYNLGVIPGYNPVPLVYQK from the coding sequence ATGACATACCGCTCCACGTTCTCTTCCACGTTGCTGACTTCTACGGTGCTGCTCAGCGCCCTGATTCTGGTTGGCAGCGCCGCCGCCGCGCCCAAGAAAATGGCGGCCTATCCCAAGCTCGGCGTCACCACCGGCAAGGCGGGGGGCAACTACACGTTGGCCCTCGGCGACAGCCCGCAGAGTCTGATGTACTACGGCGTGATTGACAACAACCTCGGCCTGATCGCCCAGCAGCTCTTTGACGGTCTGGTGGAGTTCAACCTCGACACCTACAAGCTTGAACCCGCGCTGGCCGAGTCGTGGACGATCAGCCCCGACGGCAAAGCGTACACCTTCAAGCTGCGTCAGGGCGTCAAGTGGAGCGACGGCGAGGCCTTTAACGCCGACGACGTGGTGTTCACCTATCAGCAGCTCATCATGAACCCCGAGGCGCGGGCCGGAGACGCGGCCAGCTTCATGCTCGGCGGCAAACAGATCACGGTGGAGAAGGTGGACGCGGGCACGGTGCGCTTCAACTTGCCGCAGCCCAGCCCGACCTTTCTGTTGCAGCTCCGCAATTTCATCATGCCGCAGCACAAACTCGGCAAATATAAGGGTGCGGACGTCAACAACGCTTGGCCCACCACCACCCCGCCTGCCGATATCGTGGGCACCGGGCCGTTCAAGTTGCAAGGCTACACGCCGGGTCAGAAAGTCAGCTTGGTGCGCAACCCCAACTACTGGAAAGTCGACAGTGCTGGCAACAAGCTGCCTTACCTCGCTTCGCTGGACTTCCTGATTATCCGCGATCCGCAGGCGCAGGTCGCCTCGTTTCTGGCGAGCAACATAGACCAGATCAACATTTCCGGCGCTCAGTTTCCCGACCTCAAGCAAAAAGAAGTGGCGGGCGCAGCCTTCAAGGTCATTCGCAGTCAGGCGCTGTTCGGCAGCCCGCCCTTCTTGGCGTACAATTTCGACGCCGCCGACCCCGCGCTGGCTAAAATCTTTTCCGATACCCGCTTCCGGCGTGCCATGCAAACGGCGATTAACCGCCCGCGCATCATTGACACGGTGTACAACAGCCTCGCCACCTTGCCGGGACACGGCGTTGCGCCAGTCAACACTGCTTTCTACATCAAGACGACTGCCCAGCTCGGCAAATTCGATCTGGCCGCCGCTGGCAAGGCGCTCGACGCGCTGGGCCTTAAAGACACCGACGGTGACGGCGTCCGCAATATCAGCAAGGGCAAGAATCTGGAATTCGATCTGACCTACGGCACCGATTCCAGCGTTTACCCGCCGATGGCGACTATTTTGCAGAGCGATTTTAAACAAATTGGCGTCAAGGTCAACCTCAAGGGCGTTTTGTCGAGCAAGCTCCTCTCGACCGGCCTGAGCGGCGACTGGCAGGTGATTCTGGCAGCCTTTGGCGATCAGCCCGACCCCGAACTCCGCAAGCCGATCTGGCAACCCGGTGGAGCGCTGTACTACTGGCACCGCAGCTTGCAACCCGCCAAAGACGGCGAAACACCCAACCTCGCCAAGATGCAGCCGTGGGAAAAGCAGATCTACGACATCTTCGACAAAGGCAGCGTCACCACCGACAAAACCCAGCGCAAGGCCCTGTATGCCCGCTGGCAGAACCTGTTTGCCCAGAACCTGCCGGTCACGCCGATTGCCAAGCCCGACAACATCGGAGTCATCAGCAATAAGTACGGCAATTACATCTACAACCTCGGTGTGATTCCCGGCTACAATCCGGTGCCGCTGGTGTACCAGAAGTAA
- a CDS encoding ABC transporter permease, whose product MTTLPTPTAAAPSPFSLALRRFRKSKLGVVGGWMLVVLYLSALLGGFLAPYGITTQHQGFEYQPPQPLHWVHQGQFMRPFVYGSKTGRDPVTFAKTSVPDTSTPVPIEFLVRGEPYSFFGIQTTLHLFGVDAGPETNRFYFPFGTDQLGRDLFSRTLVGGQVSLTVGVVGILISFAIGIVMGGLSGYYGGRTDNLIQRLVEVLLSFPRLPILLALSTLIPARWPSTYVYLGIVAVLALIGWASLARVVRGQVLSARNVEYVSAAQAVGASDLRVILRHIVPNLSSFLVITATLSLPGYILGESTLSFLGLGIKEPMTSWGLLLKDAGNLQTVNLYPWLLLPGIFLFVAVLAFNFFGDALRDAADTQSR is encoded by the coding sequence GTGACCACCCTGCCCACTCCTACGGCCGCCGCGCCCTCGCCGTTTTCGCTGGCCCTGCGCCGATTCCGCAAATCCAAGTTGGGTGTGGTGGGCGGCTGGATGCTGGTCGTGCTGTATCTCAGCGCCCTGCTCGGCGGCTTCCTCGCGCCCTACGGCATCACCACTCAGCATCAGGGCTTTGAATACCAGCCGCCTCAGCCGCTGCACTGGGTGCATCAGGGCCAATTCATGCGCCCCTTCGTCTACGGCTCCAAAACGGGACGCGATCCGGTGACGTTTGCCAAAACAAGCGTGCCTGACACTTCTACGCCCGTACCGATTGAATTTTTGGTGCGCGGTGAGCCGTACAGCTTTTTCGGGATTCAAACCACTTTGCACCTCTTCGGCGTCGATGCCGGCCCAGAAACCAATCGGTTTTACTTCCCGTTCGGCACCGACCAACTGGGCCGCGATCTGTTCTCGCGCACCTTGGTCGGCGGGCAGGTCAGCTTGACGGTGGGCGTGGTGGGTATTCTCATCAGCTTTGCCATCGGCATCGTCATGGGCGGGCTGAGCGGCTACTACGGTGGGCGCACTGACAACCTGATTCAACGCCTGGTCGAAGTGCTGCTGAGCTTTCCGAGACTGCCGATTTTGTTGGCCCTCTCGACGCTGATTCCGGCCCGCTGGCCTTCCACGTATGTCTACCTCGGCATCGTGGCGGTGCTGGCCCTGATCGGCTGGGCGAGCTTGGCGCGGGTGGTGCGCGGGCAGGTGCTCTCGGCACGCAATGTGGAGTACGTTTCAGCGGCGCAGGCGGTGGGCGCGTCGGATTTGCGGGTCATCTTGCGCCACATCGTGCCGAACCTGTCCAGTTTTCTGGTCATCACCGCCACCCTCAGCTTGCCCGGCTACATCCTCGGCGAAAGCACCCTCAGCTTTCTGGGCCTCGGCATCAAGGAACCGATGACCAGTTGGGGCCTGCTGCTCAAAGATGCGGGCAACTTGCAGACCGTCAATCTGTATCCTTGGCTGCTGCTGCCGGGAATCTTCTTATTTGTGGCGGTGCTGGCCTTTAATTTCTTTGGCGACGCTCTGCGTGACGCAGCGGATACCCAGAGCCGCTAA
- a CDS encoding amino acid ABC transporter permease, which produces MQRSVYQQVIAVVVVVALAVFAFLRVRAGFAANSITLDWSIFSKPSQLTQGTYLTTILIGMLLTIRLALIGIVFAMLLGTLVGVSRLSLNPVVNRVAAAYVEFFRNTPLLVQIFFWNFGVLNVLPAPIKNWLFDHSPEQWAVIAALSVYTSSYIAETIRAGILSVPKGQTEAAKSLGLSGSQVLSLVTLPQAFRAVLPPLGSQFLNLTKNSSLASQIGVAELFYYGTQVQSYTFRGFESITAITVAYLVLSLTITFLLNLLSRRLALPGR; this is translated from the coding sequence ATGCAAAGAAGCGTGTATCAGCAAGTGATCGCTGTGGTGGTGGTCGTGGCCTTGGCGGTGTTTGCCTTTCTGCGGGTGCGGGCGGGTTTTGCCGCCAACAGCATCACCCTAGACTGGAGCATTTTCAGCAAGCCCAGCCAACTGACCCAGGGCACTTACCTCACCACCATCCTGATCGGGATGCTGCTGACCATCCGGCTGGCGCTGATCGGCATCGTGTTCGCCATGCTGCTCGGCACGCTGGTGGGCGTCTCAAGGCTGAGCCTCAATCCGGTGGTCAACCGGGTGGCCGCCGCCTACGTGGAGTTTTTCCGCAACACGCCCTTACTGGTGCAGATTTTCTTCTGGAACTTCGGGGTGCTCAATGTCTTGCCCGCGCCGATCAAGAACTGGTTGTTTGATCACTCGCCCGAGCAGTGGGCCGTTATCGCGGCGCTGAGCGTCTACACCAGTTCCTACATCGCCGAAACCATTCGCGCCGGGATTCTCAGCGTGCCCAAAGGCCAGACTGAAGCGGCCAAGTCGCTGGGTCTGAGCGGCTCGCAGGTGCTGAGCCTCGTGACCCTGCCGCAGGCGTTCCGGGCGGTGTTGCCGCCGCTGGGCAGCCAGTTTCTCAATCTCACCAAAAACTCCTCGCTGGCCTCGCAGATCGGGGTGGCCGAGCTGTTTTATTACGGCACGCAGGTGCAGAGCTACACTTTCCGGGGCTTCGAGAGCATTACCGCCATCACGGTGGCTTACCTTGTTCTCAGCTTGACCATTACTTTCTTACTCAACTTGCTCAGCCGCCGCTTGGCGCTGCCGGGCCGTTAA